From the Tautonia marina genome, the window CCCTTCAGGCAGGGGCGATCGGGTTGCTTGGCCTCGGCTCCTCGCACCTGAGGGCCTTGCGCGCGGCCGATGTGGTCGATCCTGCTTCTCAGGGAGAACGACCGGCTCGATCGGTCATCTTCATCTTCCTCTCGGGGGGTCTGGGTCAGCTCGACAGCTTCGACATGAAGCCGGAGGCCCCGGAAGAAATTCGCGGCGAATTTCAACCGATCGCCACGAGCGTGCCGGGCCTCTCGATCTGCGAGCATCTGCCGGAACTGGCGAAGCGGGCCCATCTTTGGTCGCTTGTCCGGTCCTTGACGCACCCGTACAACGAGCATTCCCAGGGACACATGGTCATGCTTTCCGGTCGGACCATGCTTCCGCCCGGATTCGACGCGACCCGTCCGAAGGCAACCGACTGGCCCTCCATCGCCTCCGTAGCCGGTGCCCTGACAGGGCCTCGCGGGAACTTGCCGCCGGCGGTCGTTTTGCCCGAACGGCTCATCCACAACTCCGGCCGCGTCATTCCCGGTCAGTTTGGCGGACAGATGGGGTCGAGGCGGGATCCGTGGTTCATCGAGTCGTCCCCCTTCGACAACACCTATTACGGCGCCTATCCCGAATACGGCTTCGACCATCAGGAACGAGGGCGTCCTGAGCCCAAGAAGGCCTTCCGAGCCCCGAGCCTTGACCTTCCCGAAGGACTCGACGGTGGCCGCTTGCGCAACCGCCTCGCCTTGCTCGGCCACGTGGACGGCATTCGCCGAGAACTAGACGCCGGGGCCGAAGCCTCCGCCTTCGACGACCATCGCTCCTCAGCCGTCGCCATGTTGACCGATCCCTCTGTTCGACAGGCGATCGACGTGGCCGACGCCCCGCAGGCCGAGCGGGATCGCTACGGCGACAACCTGTTCGGCTGGTCGCTCTTGATGGCCAAGCGGCTGGTTGCCTCGGGCGTCGATCTCGTTCAGGTGAACCTCGGGAACAATGAAACCTGGGACACCCACGGGAACGCCTTCCCCCATCTGAAGGACAAACTTTACCCTCCGACCGATCGCGCCGTCTCGGCCCTGCTCGACGATCTCCAGGCCGAAGGCTTGCTCGATTCGACCCTGGTTGTCATGGCCGGCGAGTTTGGCCGAACGCCTCGGATCTCGCACCTCGAAAAACACTACGAGCATCCAGGACGCGAT encodes:
- a CDS encoding DUF1501 domain-containing protein: MTRIASRPGMLQHPLITRRYALQAGAIGLLGLGSSHLRALRAADVVDPASQGERPARSVIFIFLSGGLGQLDSFDMKPEAPEEIRGEFQPIATSVPGLSICEHLPELAKRAHLWSLVRSLTHPYNEHSQGHMVMLSGRTMLPPGFDATRPKATDWPSIASVAGALTGPRGNLPPAVVLPERLIHNSGRVIPGQFGGQMGSRRDPWFIESSPFDNTYYGAYPEYGFDHQERGRPEPKKAFRAPSLDLPEGLDGGRLRNRLALLGHVDGIRRELDAGAEASAFDDHRSSAVAMLTDPSVRQAIDVADAPQAERDRYGDNLFGWSLLMAKRLVASGVDLVQVNLGNNETWDTHGNAFPHLKDKLYPPTDRAVSALLDDLQAEGLLDSTLVVMAGEFGRTPRISHLEKHYEHPGRDHWGRAQSVWLAGGGIQGGRVLGATDRVGGEPVSDPQRPENFAATIYRALGLPSTAAWKDEQGRPHFIYHGDPFPGLT